In Candidatus Falkowbacteria bacterium, a genomic segment contains:
- a CDS encoding zinc-ribbon domain-containing protein, which produces MRCPNCQKTILDNIKKCPYCGHDTTKKTNITDMFENPVNPMGNVPSKGAVPLAEHHEAVQTEIKKRHWQRWFLYGLIIVIFVGLIGLIVKMNNDTITLLASRDTFSKDLEKSKAEIEEKNRLVMQAEEALKKTQDELNVKADQYKKDIEVQAGAVKDLEQCKIELTASDANIYNLILTLGTGISKKDLARIPIAEANISTGLDTDQDGLSDDVEIAVGTDKEKADTDGDTYTDRDELLRSFDPLKANASMPIDINYSNQQKGRIIIAVEGNKEAWYVNPGDGKRYFLGHPGDAYKAMRSVEYWTKSYSKQ; this is translated from the coding sequence ATGCGATGTCCGAACTGCCAAAAAACAATCCTAGATAATATTAAGAAGTGTCCATATTGTGGACATGACACAACCAAGAAAACAAATATTACTGATATGTTTGAAAATCCAGTAAACCCCATGGGGAATGTTCCAAGTAAGGGAGCCGTTCCATTAGCTGAACACCATGAAGCCGTTCAGACGGAAATTAAAAAACGTCATTGGCAGAGATGGTTTTTGTATGGATTAATTATTGTAATCTTTGTTGGCTTGATTGGGCTTATTGTAAAGATGAATAATGACACTATCACATTATTGGCCTCTAGGGACACTTTTTCTAAAGATTTAGAGAAATCAAAGGCGGAGATTGAGGAAAAGAATAGGTTGGTTATGCAGGCCGAAGAAGCGTTAAAGAAGACTCAGGATGAATTAAATGTTAAAGCTGATCAATATAAAAAAGATATTGAAGTTCAGGCCGGGGCTGTTAAAGATTTGGAGCAATGCAAAATTGAATTAACAGCATCAGACGCAAATATTTATAATCTAATCTTAACCTTAGGGACTGGAATTTCTAAAAAAGATTTAGCCAGAATCCCTATCGCTGAAGCTAATATCAGTACTGGTCTTGATACAGATCAAGATGGCTTATCTGATGATGTTGAGATCGCCGTTGGAACTGATAAAGAGAAAGCTGATACCGATGGAGATACATATACTGACCGAGATGAATTATTACGTAGTTTTGATCCATTAAAAGCTAATGCTTCAATGCCGATTGATATTAATTATAGTAATCAACAGAAAGGAAGAATAATCATTGCCGTAGAAGGAAACAAAGAAGCGTGGTATGTTAACCCTGGTGATGGTAAACGTTACTTCCTGGGACATCCTGGAGATGCCTATAAAGCAATGCGCAGTGTTGAGTATTGGACTAAGAGTTATAGTAAACAATAA
- a CDS encoding class I SAM-dependent methyltransferase — translation MKKNQQYEKDFEKFLSHTSEKLLLLKAIKEKICDHNISSLLDVGPGDGRLSIPLSLEVDNYVGVESNSLYVNKLRAANLRIVHGDFPLDIDESFDMVLMSHSLTYKPNLIIDFINKGWELLKTSAILLIITFRAKDDDWTSLLSKIGENPLKKYQDCYTIIEETLKSFGNLQINKVVTEVTTDTLDDMIEALSFVASDGNLERKNLFLSHSEELKEILNEYTKNGSYFFPFQHFCLMVKK, via the coding sequence ATGAAAAAAAATCAGCAATACGAAAAAGATTTTGAAAAATTTCTGAGTCATACGAGTGAAAAATTACTCTTACTCAAAGCTATAAAAGAAAAAATTTGTGATCACAACATTTCTTCCTTACTTGATGTTGGTCCTGGAGATGGAAGATTAAGTATTCCTCTGTCTTTAGAAGTAGACAACTACGTGGGAGTTGAATCAAATTCACTGTATGTAAATAAACTCAGAGCAGCTAATCTTAGGATAGTGCATGGAGATTTCCCGTTGGATATCGATGAGTCATTTGACATGGTTCTTATGTCACATTCGCTCACGTACAAACCTAATCTCATAATTGATTTCATTAATAAAGGCTGGGAACTTTTAAAGACTTCCGCGATATTATTGATTATTACATTTAGAGCAAAGGATGATGACTGGACCTCGCTTCTATCAAAGATTGGAGAAAATCCTCTGAAAAAATACCAAGATTGCTATACAATTATTGAGGAAACCTTAAAAAGTTTCGGCAATCTCCAAATAAATAAAGTTGTCACTGAAGTAACAACTGATACATTAGACGATATGATTGAAGCGTTATCATTCGTCGCGAGTGACGGTAATCTTGAACGAAAAAATTTATTTCTTTCACATTCAGAAGAACTGAAAGAAATTTTAAATGAATATACAAAAAATGGTTCATACTTTTTCCCATTCCAGCATTTTTGCTTAATGGTGAAAAAATAA